A region of the Fulvia fulva chromosome 7, complete sequence genome:
AGAGCCCTTTCCCAGATGTTGCTGCTTTCTCGCCGGACCAGAGAGTCAAATAGTCCTCGCCGTTGTAGTGCTGCACCTTGAGGTTCGCTGTCGCTCCAAAGTCGTCCGATGTCCAGACCAGGCCACCTTTACTGTCGAGAATCATCGGTCCTGGCCGCGCAACTGAAGGCCCATTGGGTGTGAGGAGGATGTGACCTTGGTCACACTTGTCGTTCCATCGTACGTGTTTCGCCTGGGGTCCAGACAAATTAAATGAATTGTATTGCTGAATAGGATATAGCCCGTACACCCCCCAGTCAAAGAAGGTCGAATCCAAGCTCGGAATGATGAAGGCCACGATTGGCAAAATACATTGGTGAAAGACAAATAGGAAAGTCAGCAGAGCAGCGGCGATCAAGATGCATCGGAGGGCCGTCCGTAGGTGCTGGAGCCCATGGGCCCAAGGCATGGTCTGCGAAGAAGACAGTGGCGATGAAAAGCTCCCGCTCCTCACAACAAGAAAGAAGCTCGATCAACAAGAAGTTGATGCACAGCAAGACGCATCATGAGACGCAAAGCAGAACGTCGAAGGCAGGTGTGCAAGGACCAACGTAGCCCCACGCGACATGCTGGTAAGGGCGCTCTTGGCAAAGACCCAAGCCCGTAGCCATGATGCTGGGCGAGGAAGGATGTGCAGCCGGGTTGGCGATATTAACGACAAGCGCGAGAGAGGCGCGTGAGGCGCAGCACATGGCGAGTCGGCAGTCGCACGCATGTCACTTGAGTCTTGAGCCAGGACGTGTCAATCCACACATGTGCACGATGTGCTGCCCTCCAGACAGCAATTGCGCGTCCGTGGAGCATCCCTTTCTCAATCGCTGTTTCCGCCACTTGCCAAGTCCCTTTGATGCCCGGGCGGGTGTCGAGGTGTTTCATGCCGTGAGGCTAATGAAGCTCCGCAGCAAAATGCGAAATTGTTTCTGGGCCATCGGTTGGCTTTCCCGACCAGATCCGGGTCCCAAAGATCTGGCAATTGGAGGCTGCATGAACATGGCGCCACACTGCTGGCGCGCTGCAGGCACCGAGCATTGTCAACAATAGACTATGCCACTGTGCTTGCAAACAGTTGCGCGTTGTTTCTCCATCCCAAGGGCCAACATGATCGCAGCCGGTGACGACTTCCTACATGTATCCTGAGGCTACATGTATCGAAGGTGGTCCCGCTAGAAAGGCCAAGAAACGCCACTGTCGAAGCGATGCCGACTTGCGCACCCTGGCGGCGTGGCATGACCCGCAGCGGTTCTGTGATGATTGTTCGCAGCTGTCGTCGAAGACTTGAAGTGCCAGCCGTGAGAGGTCCCCTTGCAAGCTGGTCGGCCGAGAGTTCTTGGTCAGTCGCTCAGTCGGTCAGTCGGCGCAATTCCCCTCCGATACGATGGCTACGAGGAACGAATGCGACTCCGACGAAAGCTGTGAGCAGTGTGAGGGTGTGCTGAGGTCCATCACGATTCACGTGGTGAGGAGAAGACGGGTTGCGTTGCGCCAGCGCGGGAGCTCTCTGTTGCGGAGACATGCCTCCGTCTTGGTTGCACAGTTGCAGTTCATGCTGCGGGCCCAGAGTCCTCGAAAGGTGATGCAAGATCCGTAGCTGCGTCGACGAGGCATGGCAGGAGGATATGCATCGAAAGATCCTGTGAGCTCTAAGCTCTACCCGTGGACCTTGCCGAGCATCACTGTGAACACAGCTGCTTTGCGGAAACGGTGACTTCAAACGCCCAATTCGAGCCTGAAGATGAGCTGAGGTTCAAATAGGATATCTTCGAGCCTTCCTCTGGGGACGCCTGAAAGGCTGACATGTCGTGTCCGCGCGATGCGAATGCGCAGTCGCGCCGTCGATCCAGCTGACTGGACCTGCAGCTGATGCTATTGGTCTGCTGTACGACCATCGCGATGGTCAGGCTTCCGAGCCCGAGCAATTGTTGTACAACGACCAGCAACAACACAACAGCAACAAAAGAGTATTCGTCAAGGATATTGAATGGGTGAAGGACAGACGATCCGGCAGTCCAGCAGATCAACATCTTGAAGAAAGACTTCTCGTGGATTCGGATTCGCGCTCAACCCGAGTGAACCCATCCAGGCACTATTATGCAAAGACTGTCATCTCATGACCAGGATGCGACATAAGTTCATAGACAGTAACTGGCCCGACAGTATTTGACCAGGACAGCAAAATTACTCGAGAAGGCAAGAGATGTCTAACCCCGGTGCGTGGTCGATCTCACCGCCGATTGTTAACAGCAGTACCACGGCTAAGAGCAGCTTACCATGTTGTATAAAAGGCCACATCGACACACTCGGGTCCTTTCCACGGCAAGTACTGCCAGCTGCCACCAGATCAATATGTCGACACGCTAGCCGTCTGTATATCTTGCCGTCAAAAAGTCGAAATCACCTCCCTCCTCTGCTTGGTTGACCGAAGATTCATACAAGCCACGATACCCGCGCTTCTTGCCGGTAACGCGTTTGTCATTCACTTGCTGGCCACTCGACTGAAGTGCTGTCAATCGTTCAGAAACTCGTCGAGCAATCTCCTCCTCAGAGAGGTCTACTTCGAGCAACCTCTTTTCCAAGCTACACCTTACCGTGTCGCCGCTCTTCAAGATCCCGAATGGCGAGTCAACAATGGCAGCTTCAGGTGAGATGTGGAGTACTATCGTACCCCCTGCCGTTCCTGACATTCGACCATCCGACAGTCGAAGCATGTCTTTCACACCTTTCAACTTTCTCGGTATAGGTATCACTCCGGCTTCTGGCATTCCAGGGTTGCCGATCAGACCAATACCCTTGAGCACCAGCACTGAGTCCTTGGTAACTTCAAGCTCCTCGCTGTCTATCCTCTGAGCAAGATCTGCGGTGTTCTCGAACACTACAGCAGGACCTTCGAATTCGAGCAGGCGGCGATCTTTCGAAGCTGCTGCCTTGAGGATCGCCCCTCTAGGCGCCAAGTTACCATATAGCGCCACCAGAGCTGAAGCAGGATACAGTGGATTCGATAGCGGCCTGATGAGGTCCTTGGAGTATTGGAACGTCTTGAACGGAGTGGCGTCGAGCGTCTCACCAAGTGTCTTACCCGCTATCGTCCTAGCTTCGAGGAACAGGAGAGGTCGAAGCGTGTGAAGCAGGGCTAACATTCCACCGGCATTGTGGAAGTCATTCATATAATTGTCACCACTGGGCTTGAGATCAACCAGCAGCGGTGTCTTCCTACCGATTTCATCGAAAGTCTTGAGTGTGATGGTTCCCGCCACATCAGGATGCCGGTTAATGATGGCCATGAGATGCACCACGGCATTGGTCGAGCCTCCAATGGCCTGTAGTACGATGATCGCATTCAAGAACGACTCTCGGGAGAGGATGGTCTGTGGGCGACGCTCTTCCAGATGCGCAGCGACTGCGACGGCAATAGAGCCTGTCTCTTCGGCAACTCGCAGTCGCGCGGAAGAGACAGCAGGCGCGGTGGCACCGCTTATGGGCATCAGGCCGAGTGCCACCGTCACGCAAGCTATTGTTGAGGCAGTGCCCATGACACCGCATGTTCCGATGGTGGGTGCTAGCTCATTGTTGATGCCATTGATGTCTTCGATATCGAGCTCGCCAGCCCGATATGCAGCCCAGTTGTTGCGGCAGTCAGTGCCTGCGATACAGATCAGCTAAGGCTTCAGATTGAGATGGAGGCCCGTCAAAACGCACAAGCACCAAGCCGTTGCCCTCCGAAAGACCCCGGCATCATCGGCCCAGTCGCCAGACTGATCACAGGCTTGTTCGCACTGATGCTGCCCATGAGCTGAGCAGGAATCGTCTTATCACAGCCTCCGATCATAACACACGAATCCATCGGCTACATTCCACAACTGTCAATCAGCGCCCACTCCACGAATGCCTCAACCCAAAATGAAAAGCAACATACCTGCGCCCGAATCATCTCCTCCGTATCCATACTCATAAGATTCCTCAAAAACATACTCGTCGGACTACTAAAACTCTCATGCAAACTGATCGTCGGAAACTCCACCGCCAACCCCCCATGCAACTGCACGCCTCGCTTGACGGCGTCAATCAATTGGGGGACGTTGGCGTGGCAAGGATTGTAACTTGAGCCCGTGTTGATGATGCCGATGATGGGGCGGGAGAGCGCATCGTCGCTGTAGCCGGCGGCTTTGATGAAGACTTTGCGGAGGAAGAGGGAGAAGTGAGGGTCGCCGTAGTTGGTGAGGCCAGAGCGCAGGCCGGTTGGGGAGGTGATGGGGTGGGTGAGGTTGTAGTCTTGGAGGGAGTGTGGGATGGGGGTTTGGGTGCTTGTTTGGTTGTTGGAGGGTTGA
Encoded here:
- a CDS encoding Putative dehydratase IlvD1, whose amino-acid sequence is MAEPGEAQESPDHQPSNNQTSTQTPIPHSLQDYNLTHPITSPTGLRSGLTNYGDPHFSLFLRKVFIKAAGYSDDALSRPIIGIINTGSSYNPCHANVPQLIDAVKRGVQLHGGLAVEFPTISLHESFSSPTSMFLRNLMSMDTEEMIRAQPMDSCVMIGGCDKTIPAQLMGSISANKPVISLATGPMMPGSFGGQRLGACTDCRNNWAAYRAGELDIEDINGINNELAPTIGTCGVMGTASTIACVTVALGLMPISGATAPAVSSARLRVAEETGSIAVAVAAHLEERRPQTILSRESFLNAIIVLQAIGGSTNAVVHLMAIINRHPDVAGTITLKTFDEIGRKTPLLVDLKPSGDNYMNDFHNAGGMLALLHTLRPLLFLEARTIAGKTLGETLDATPFKTFQYSKDLIRPLSNPLYPASALVALYGNLAPRGAILKAAASKDRRLLEFEGPAVVFENTADLAQRIDSEELEVTKDSVLVLKGIGLIGNPGMPEAGVIPIPRKLKGVKDMLRLSDGRMSGTAGGTIVLHISPEAAIVDSPFGILKSGDTVRCSLEKRLLEVDLSEEEIARRVSERLTALQSSGQQVNDKRVTGKKRGYRGLYESSVNQAEEGGDFDFLTARYTDG